In the Nitrospinota bacterium genome, one interval contains:
- a CDS encoding radical SAM protein translates to MKYSPFRHMSSVIWKRRPIQFTFFVTRRCNAECGHCFYLSKGRRGSMKEETRRGEFHLRSANVEYSVSRGEDDPSRQENGNELSLAEIEKISSSLGSLLWLAFSGGEIFLRSDIAEIAKIFYRENRPTFILLPTNGLLPEVIAEKTEEILRACEKSNIVVKLSIDGIGEENDALRGVKGAFEKTLMTCEMLAKLQERYRNIDLGVNTVFTSANQERMGDILDFVKGMKGVRTHTVSLARGDLSDESLKNVDLEKYNETIGKLEFSHKNEKRGVYGFSGARLKTAQDIVQRRLIYATAKEKVKHTECYAGKLTAVLTETGDVYPCESFNSRIGNVRESGYDIRKMLNGPKGREIVAEIGEKGCFCTHECYTMMNTLFNPASYPALAREYMQI, encoded by the coding sequence ATGAAATATTCACCATTCCGGCATATGAGCTCGGTGATCTGGAAGCGAAGGCCGATCCAGTTTACCTTTTTCGTCACGAGGAGATGCAACGCTGAATGCGGCCACTGCTTTTATCTCTCAAAGGGGAGGAGGGGCAGCATGAAGGAGGAGACTCGCCGCGGCGAGTTTCATTTGCGCTCTGCCAATGTGGAATACTCTGTTTCGCGTGGCGAAGATGATCCTTCAAGACAAGAAAACGGTAACGAGTTGTCGCTCGCAGAAATCGAAAAAATATCGTCGTCACTTGGCTCACTCCTCTGGCTGGCGTTTTCCGGCGGTGAAATATTCCTGCGGAGCGATATCGCGGAGATAGCAAAGATATTTTACAGGGAGAACAGGCCGACATTCATTCTTCTGCCGACGAACGGTCTTTTGCCGGAAGTGATAGCCGAAAAGACGGAGGAGATTCTCCGCGCCTGTGAAAAGAGCAATATCGTGGTGAAACTTTCCATCGACGGTATTGGAGAGGAGAACGATGCGCTCCGCGGCGTGAAAGGGGCGTTCGAAAAAACATTAATGACATGCGAGATGCTTGCGAAACTTCAGGAGAGGTACAGAAACATCGATCTGGGTGTGAACACGGTATTTACCTCCGCGAATCAGGAGAGGATGGGGGATATCCTCGATTTCGTAAAAGGCATGAAAGGGGTGCGAACCCATACCGTTTCGCTCGCAAGGGGCGATCTCTCCGATGAATCGCTGAAAAATGTCGACCTCGAAAAATATAATGAAACCATAGGGAAGCTGGAGTTTTCGCACAAGAACGAGAAGCGCGGCGTGTACGGTTTCAGCGGAGCAAGGCTTAAGACCGCGCAGGATATCGTACAGCGTAGGCTGATCTACGCCACAGCGAAGGAGAAGGTGAAGCATACGGAATGCTACGCCGGAAAACTTACCGCAGTGCTTACGGAAACTGGAGACGTATATCCTTGCGAATCGTTCAATAGCAGGATTGGGAACGTGCGCGAGAGCGGATATGACATCAGGAAAATGCTCAATGGTCCAAAGGGTAGGGAGATCGTCGCCGAGATAGGGGAGAAGGGCTGTTTCTGCACGCATGAGTGCTATACGATGATGAACACCCTTTTTAATCCCGCATCCTACCCGGCGCTTGCACGGGAATATATGCAGATCTAA
- a CDS encoding glycosyltransferase family 39 protein — MKLKSDDKIVLSAILIIVSVFIQFIFRRFDDNTLARWGWVFYGAEMGEVYLFLVLALAVAFMVSKLESPGRYPRTFLFALSFFAAVPAMGMPEIILDAGRYFLEAKHLEMYGAGYFLSEWGGGIPVWTDMPLVPMIYGLLFSLFGEERIYVQLFNMVLFSSTVVITFLIGKELWDEERGFYAGLFLLAIPYLLTQVPLMMVDIPTMFMTTASYYVFIIAVREGSTQYLLLSPFMIFLAVLTKYSAILLLAPLPALAFVISDHEAKVVLKRVALVSAALLLLASLAVLGMGETILKQARLFMEYQAPRLDSWGESHVSTFLFQVSPFLAIFSLIGAYTSYRERDKKFLVVLWIAVIAFLLELKRIRYLLPLFPMLALAASCGVCSLGEREVRRFAGFGIVSVSLAIFYLLYLPFLGSISTANIKDAGEFIDTLKCGSVGVYILPQKNSKANTEIAIPLLDIFSDKEMVNIPNMEMRADDEAQASSLRFTWAPDWGKFARRISPDEKLPIAVVSSEKLIEAPIEIINNLEEHGTLALFEKSTNAFKFKTYVTIFGKECS, encoded by the coding sequence ATGAAACTAAAATCAGATGACAAGATCGTTCTATCGGCGATCCTCATAATAGTGTCGGTATTTATTCAGTTCATCTTCAGGAGATTCGACGATAACACCCTGGCTCGATGGGGATGGGTATTCTACGGCGCGGAAATGGGGGAGGTATATCTATTTTTAGTACTTGCTCTTGCCGTGGCGTTTATGGTTTCAAAGCTGGAATCTCCCGGCAGATATCCGCGCACTTTTCTGTTTGCACTCTCATTTTTTGCCGCTGTGCCGGCTATGGGGATGCCTGAAATCATCTTGGACGCGGGGAGGTATTTTCTTGAAGCAAAGCACCTGGAGATGTATGGGGCCGGATATTTTTTAAGCGAATGGGGGGGCGGAATACCTGTATGGACAGATATGCCTCTTGTCCCGATGATATACGGTTTGCTTTTCAGTCTGTTCGGGGAAGAGAGAATATATGTTCAGCTTTTCAACATGGTTCTCTTCTCATCGACTGTCGTAATTACATTTCTTATTGGAAAGGAGCTTTGGGACGAGGAGCGGGGTTTTTACGCAGGCCTGTTTCTGCTAGCTATTCCCTATCTCCTTACGCAGGTTCCGCTGATGATGGTGGATATCCCGACGATGTTCATGACCACCGCTTCATACTACGTTTTTATCATCGCGGTTCGAGAGGGGAGCACACAATATCTTTTGTTGTCGCCTTTTATGATATTTCTAGCTGTGTTGACGAAATACTCCGCGATACTCCTCCTTGCCCCTTTGCCTGCACTCGCCTTTGTTATAAGCGACCATGAGGCAAAAGTTGTGCTTAAAAGGGTGGCCCTGGTATCTGCCGCTCTTCTCCTGTTGGCATCTCTTGCCGTTCTCGGTATGGGGGAGACGATATTAAAGCAGGCAAGACTGTTCATGGAGTATCAGGCTCCAAGGCTCGATTCTTGGGGAGAGAGCCATGTATCAACCTTCCTTTTTCAGGTTTCCCCCTTTCTTGCGATATTTTCCCTGATAGGCGCCTATACATCCTATAGGGAAAGGGATAAAAAGTTTCTTGTCGTTCTCTGGATAGCAGTGATCGCGTTCCTGCTGGAACTAAAAAGGATACGGTATCTGCTCCCTCTTTTTCCGATGCTTGCCTTGGCGGCTTCCTGTGGAGTGTGCAGCCTGGGGGAGAGAGAAGTGAGGCGGTTTGCCGGATTTGGGATAGTGTCCGTTTCGCTGGCCATTTTTTACCTGCTATATCTTCCGTTCCTCGGGTCGATAAGCACAGCCAATATAAAGGATGCTGGGGAATTTATCGATACGCTTAAATGCGGTTCGGTAGGCGTTTATATATTGCCGCAAAAAAATTCCAAGGCTAATACGGAGATAGCAATACCGCTTCTCGACATATTCAGCGATAAGGAGATGGTAAATATTCCGAACATGGAGATGAGGGCCGATGATGAAGCTCAGGCATCGTCACTGAGGTTCACCTGGGCGCCCGACTGGGGGAAGTTCGCAAGGAGGATCTCTCCTGATGAAAAACTTCCAATAGCCGTTGTATCGAGCGAAAAACTTATTGAGGCGCCTATAGAAATTATTAATAACCTCGAAGAGCATGGGACTTTGGCTCTTTTCGAAAAGTCGACAAATGCTTTTAAATTTAAAACATATGTGACCATTTTCGGGAAAGAGTGTTCTTGA
- a CDS encoding YeeE/YedE family protein, giving the protein MDESIRRKWIIVILSIFSIGSVIALLYDEYNMYFVAYIWFGFIYGMCLQYGRFCFSSAFRDLFAVGVPRMVVGIMIATILFSFVSSFVMASGMSGFHSAPFGIHSIIAGLIFGVGMVLAGGCASGSLYKTGEGNGTSLLVVISLATTLAIFVDIGGFANYFVPKKWAESALTKNLPDSITVNDGWIDQFLAGHIWNLPTTRISKMLGMDSESFSGVFFGDFLIGTTVPAVLLLIIVYYFWARKQHLKKVKKERGAEPVLRDDIQGFWTMVISSKRTSIAGLVLGVTAGLHIYVMQGLRVKFGIDNGGTLLKKMGWDSGLSINGTVFDPGYWYVTSQEGQWAAWVMDKLGINVMDNIFFGYVNGIPNPLVNGPGWMSIALIFGAAVIALINNEFKLKMPTRELAVWAILGGFLMGVGSRIGLGCNVGAFFVRTANGDPNGWFFGIGMIGGAYIGVKFFAWWTERQMAKEMAAF; this is encoded by the coding sequence GTGGACGAAAGCATAAGAAGAAAATGGATAATCGTCATCCTCTCCATTTTTTCAATAGGGAGTGTGATCGCTCTTTTATATGACGAGTACAACATGTATTTCGTCGCCTACATATGGTTCGGCTTCATATACGGGATGTGCCTGCAATACGGCAGATTTTGCTTTTCATCAGCGTTTCGCGACCTTTTTGCGGTAGGGGTGCCGCGAATGGTGGTTGGCATTATGATCGCCACGATACTTTTCAGTTTCGTGTCATCATTCGTGATGGCCTCCGGGATGAGCGGTTTCCACTCCGCGCCTTTCGGGATCCATTCCATAATTGCTGGGCTGATTTTCGGTGTCGGGATGGTTCTTGCCGGCGGTTGCGCCTCCGGCTCGCTCTACAAGACGGGTGAGGGGAATGGAACCTCCCTGCTGGTTGTGATTTCACTCGCGACGACTCTCGCGATTTTCGTCGACATTGGAGGTTTTGCAAATTATTTCGTTCCAAAAAAATGGGCCGAGTCGGCCTTGACCAAGAACCTTCCAGATTCAATTACTGTAAACGATGGATGGATAGATCAATTCCTTGCCGGTCATATCTGGAATCTTCCCACAACCAGGATCTCAAAAATGCTGGGGATGGATAGTGAAAGTTTTTCAGGTGTATTCTTTGGAGATTTCCTGATAGGGACAACCGTTCCGGCAGTTCTTCTCCTTATCATCGTCTATTATTTCTGGGCCAGGAAACAGCACCTGAAGAAGGTTAAGAAGGAGAGGGGGGCTGAGCCGGTCCTCAGAGACGACATTCAAGGCTTTTGGACTATGGTTATCTCATCTAAAAGGACCTCGATTGCGGGTTTGGTGCTCGGAGTGACAGCTGGACTTCATATATATGTAATGCAGGGGTTGCGAGTAAAATTCGGCATAGACAACGGCGGAACCCTGCTAAAAAAAATGGGATGGGATTCGGGGTTGTCGATCAATGGCACGGTATTCGACCCCGGCTACTGGTATGTGACCTCACAGGAGGGGCAGTGGGCGGCATGGGTAATGGACAAACTTGGAATAAATGTGATGGACAACATATTTTTCGGATATGTGAACGGCATACCGAATCCTCTCGTGAACGGGCCGGGGTGGATGTCGATCGCCCTTATTTTCGGCGCGGCTGTCATTGCCCTTATCAATAATGAATTCAAGCTGAAAATGCCTACAAGAGAACTAGCTGTATGGGCCATACTCGGAGGTTTTCTCATGGGTGTCGGCTCCAGGATAGGGCTTGGATGCAACGTAGGAGCGTTTTTCGTAAGGACTGCAAACGGCGATCCCAACGGCTGGTTCTTCGGCATTGGGATGATAGGCGGA